One bacterium DNA segment encodes these proteins:
- a CDS encoding peptidylprolyl isomerase produces MGTIKGMREGMKPVMWAVAAAFVASLFFVGATTLRKIVRGETHGPVIVEVDGTKIGQTEFDPIFYREMRLRYQRLQRDSQRPLTEAAERDLRLSTANAVLNQLVMKELVLREAERMGLRISDEEIRILVENNPNFQSGGEFDRRKYETFVAEQQGMTPGEFESWLRDAILMDRVFEMVSAAARVSDAEVKARFDEETETVRVAYAFLPATPDAEAQPSGGELKTYYSAHLDDYRLPQRVRIRYAFVDLDKIRKDVKVSNAQVKEYYERNKTVHFDAGEIRCRHILFAVKPGEPESAWEEARRKAAAAAARIRGGDDFAKVAKELSDDPASAAKGGDLGFFGRGQADPDFEEGAFALEEGELSGPIKSVYGYHVVKREADVPAFEEQAEEIREMLGEQLAEDQAMATAMELAARAAGEADLAAEAGALGLKIEEPEPFAPGDPIGELGRQRHVAEEAFALDVGDVGSALPVTEPGVRGAAGRLRGFVVYQLTAKLEPGPAPFDKVKDRAAADWRRDRALEAVAGRAGELFRGAKERGELGAAAKAFGATFGETPAFPRAVPAGQLGGDYGVAAAAFDAPEGEVVGPLRTPAGFYVVKVLEKVPADAALYATRGDEYRARLLNQRRQLILAEWYRDLVARAHIKNNLSAYLGAQEKGTAEREGGFDIPFSALGY; encoded by the coding sequence TTGGGAACTATAAAAGGAATGCGCGAGGGCATGAAGCCCGTAATGTGGGCGGTGGCGGCGGCGTTCGTCGCGTCGCTGTTCTTCGTGGGGGCGACGACGCTCCGCAAGATCGTACGCGGCGAGACCCACGGCCCGGTCATCGTCGAGGTAGACGGCACGAAGATAGGGCAGACCGAGTTCGACCCCATATTCTACCGCGAGATGAGGCTGCGCTACCAGCGCCTCCAGCGCGACTCGCAGCGCCCGCTCACCGAGGCCGCGGAGCGCGACCTCCGGCTGTCGACCGCTAATGCGGTGTTGAATCAATTGGTGATGAAGGAGCTCGTCCTCCGCGAAGCCGAGCGGATGGGCCTCCGCATATCAGACGAGGAGATCCGCATCCTAGTGGAGAACAACCCCAACTTCCAGTCCGGCGGCGAGTTCGACCGGCGCAAGTACGAGACCTTCGTGGCCGAACAGCAGGGCATGACGCCCGGCGAGTTCGAGAGTTGGCTCCGCGACGCCATCCTTATGGACCGCGTCTTTGAGATGGTGAGCGCCGCGGCGCGCGTCTCGGATGCCGAGGTGAAGGCGCGCTTCGACGAGGAGACGGAGACGGTGCGGGTGGCGTACGCGTTCCTGCCGGCGACGCCGGACGCCGAGGCCCAACCTTCGGGCGGCGAGTTGAAGACCTATTATTCCGCCCACCTCGACGATTACCGCTTACCCCAACGCGTACGCATCCGGTACGCGTTCGTGGATTTGGATAAAATCCGCAAGGACGTCAAAGTCAGCAACGCCCAGGTCAAAGAGTATTACGAACGCAACAAGACGGTTCATTTCGACGCCGGCGAGATCCGCTGCCGTCACATATTGTTCGCCGTAAAACCGGGCGAGCCGGAGTCGGCGTGGGAGGAGGCCCGGAGGAAGGCCGCGGCGGCCGCGGCCCGCATCCGCGGCGGGGACGACTTCGCCAAGGTGGCGAAGGAGCTGAGCGACGACCCGGCTTCGGCCGCTAAAGGCGGCGACCTCGGCTTCTTCGGCCGGGGTCAGGCGGACCCCGACTTCGAGGAGGGCGCGTTCGCGTTGGAGGAGGGCGAACTTAGCGGCCCGATAAAAAGCGTCTACGGCTACCACGTCGTAAAGCGCGAGGCGGACGTTCCGGCGTTCGAGGAGCAGGCCGAAGAGATAAGGGAAATGCTCGGAGAGCAGCTCGCCGAGGACCAGGCCATGGCGACAGCGATGGAGCTCGCCGCCCGCGCCGCGGGAGAGGCGGACCTGGCGGCCGAGGCCGGCGCGCTGGGGTTGAAGATTGAGGAGCCGGAGCCGTTCGCGCCCGGCGACCCCATAGGCGAGCTGGGTCGGCAGCGGCACGTCGCCGAGGAAGCCTTCGCGCTGGACGTGGGCGACGTGGGCTCGGCGCTGCCCGTTACCGAGCCCGGCGTGCGCGGCGCCGCCGGCCGCCTGCGCGGTTTCGTCGTCTACCAGCTGACGGCCAAGCTCGAGCCCGGGCCGGCGCCGTTCGATAAGGTGAAGGACCGCGCCGCGGCCGATTGGCGGCGCGATAGGGCGCTGGAGGCCGTGGCCGGCCGCGCGGGCGAGCTGTTCCGCGGGGCGAAAGAGCGGGGCGAGCTGGGGGCCGCGGCTAAAGCCTTCGGCGCCACGTTTGGCGAGACGCCGGCGTTTCCGCGCGCCGTGCCGGCGGGGCAATTGGGCGGCGACTACGGCGTCGCCGCCGCGGCCTTCGACGCCCCCGAGGGCGAGGTCGTGGGCCCGCTCCGTACGCCGGCCGGGTTTTACGTCGTCAAGGTGCTCGAGAAAGTACCCGCCGACGCGGCGCTCTACGCGACGCGCGGCGACGAGTACCGCGCGCGCCTGCTGAACCAGCGGCGCCAGCTCATATTGGCGGAGTGGTACCGCGACCTGGTGGCGCGGGCGCACATCAAGAACAACCTCAGCGCCTACCTCGGCGCGCAGGAGAAGGGGACCGCCGAGCGCGAGGGCGGGTTCGACATTCCCTTCAGCGCGCTCGGGTACTAA
- the rnhC gene encoding ribonuclease HIII codes for MAGRGRIGTDESGKGDYFGPLVVGGVYVRDGADEDFLRGLEVRDSKRISDRRVAFMAGEIAKRLPHSRVAIGPARYNELYDSLGNLNRILAWAHARAIENLAGEWPEISRAVTDKFGDDAYVARALMKRGRELELVQKVRAEEDVAVAAASIVARAGFLAGLERLSKKAGLPLPKGASASVEEAARRLVQKKGRDALREFAKVHFKTTSRLCLEGD; via the coding sequence GTGGCGGGCCGCGGCCGCATCGGCACCGACGAGTCCGGGAAAGGCGACTACTTCGGCCCGCTGGTCGTCGGCGGCGTGTACGTCCGCGACGGCGCCGACGAAGATTTTTTGCGGGGGCTCGAGGTCCGCGACTCCAAGAGGATATCCGACCGGCGCGTGGCCTTTATGGCCGGCGAGATTGCGAAACGTTTACCCCACTCCCGCGTCGCCATCGGCCCGGCGCGCTACAACGAGCTGTACGACAGCCTGGGCAATCTCAACCGCATCCTCGCCTGGGCCCACGCGCGCGCCATAGAGAATTTGGCCGGGGAATGGCCCGAGATAAGCCGCGCGGTAACCGACAAGTTCGGCGACGACGCCTACGTCGCCCGGGCGCTGATGAAGCGCGGCCGCGAGCTCGAGCTGGTCCAAAAGGTCCGCGCCGAGGAGGACGTGGCGGTGGCCGCGGCCTCGATAGTGGCCCGTGCCGGGTTCCTGGCGGGCCTCGAGCGCCTGTCGAAGAAGGCCGGCCTGCCGCTTCCCAAAGGCGCGTCGGCCTCGGTCGAGGAGGCGGCGCGTCGGTTGGTTCAAAAAAAAGGAAGGGACGCGCTGCGGGAGTTCGCGAAGGTTCACTTCAAGACTACGAGTCGCCTGTGCCTGGAGGGTGACTAA
- a CDS encoding tetratricopeptide repeat protein, with translation MVAGALNYSGEIRNMPSDGEGARASRVNEGNALLKRGEYQAALVAFEKAVTENAADAEAHHGRGVALRRLERYDEALAAYDEALSLEPNHAAAHFNKGFVLDKLGRYEEAAASYQRALELEPDNAKAYNNRGVALARLERFDDALAAYERAIALRPNEAKFYYNRACTYSLCGRREEMLADAAKAVELSPSLKKLIKADDDFRPYRDDPAFRRLAYPEELEGA, from the coding sequence ATGGTAGCCGGCGCCCTGAATTACTCCGGGGAAATCCGTAATATGCCTTCCGATGGCGAAGGAGCCCGTGCGTCGCGCGTCAACGAAGGCAACGCCCTCCTGAAGCGCGGCGAATACCAGGCCGCGCTCGTTGCGTTTGAAAAGGCGGTAACGGAGAACGCCGCCGACGCCGAGGCTCATCACGGCCGGGGCGTAGCGTTGCGCCGCCTCGAGCGCTACGACGAGGCGCTGGCCGCGTACGACGAGGCGCTTTCGCTCGAGCCGAACCACGCCGCCGCCCACTTCAATAAAGGTTTCGTCCTCGACAAGCTGGGGAGGTACGAGGAGGCCGCGGCCTCGTACCAGCGGGCCTTAGAGCTTGAACCGGACAACGCTAAAGCGTATAATAACCGCGGCGTCGCGCTGGCCCGCCTCGAGCGTTTCGACGACGCGCTCGCGGCGTATGAGCGTGCGATAGCGCTTCGGCCTAACGAGGCCAAGTTCTACTACAATCGCGCCTGCACCTATAGCCTGTGCGGCAGGCGGGAAGAGATGCTGGCGGACGCGGCCAAGGCGGTGGAGCTGTCGCCGTCTTTGAAGAAGTTGATAAAGGCCGACGACGATTTCCGCCCTTACCGCGACGACCCCGCGTTCCGGCGGTTGGCATATCCCGAGGAGCTCGAAGGGGCGTAA